In Clostridium sporogenes, one genomic interval encodes:
- the mutS gene encoding DNA mismatch repair protein MutS encodes MGLTPMMKQYLEVKESCKDCILFFRLGDFYEMFFEDAKVASKELELVLTGRDCGLEERAPMCGIPYHAANTYIGRLVSAGYKIAICEQLEDPSASKGIVKRGIIKIITPGTYTDSSFLEENKNNYIMSFYLDDNICSMSFADISTGEFNSTHSNFKEAVVFDEISKFAPREIVLDENTEENFIHTIKERFPNISISKIKEENFSYNMDNNLKEQFNNFNEKDYETIVKKSANGLLYYIFHTQKNILSNINKIDYYSIVDYLTIDVNSRRNLEITENLREKTKKGSLLWVLDKTNTAMGGRQLRRWIEQPLINKNPIENRLNAVEELLNNISLQEDLKEDLKSIYDIERIVGKVASKSVNAKELISLKCSIGKVPYIKEYLANFKSDLFLNMEQNIDTLEDIHELLDKALLDSPSLSVKEGNIIKEGFNEEVDSLREAKRNGKKWIASLEQKEKEETGIKSLKVSYNKVFGYFIEITKANLNSVPEGRYIRKQTLANAERYITPELKEMEEKILGAEEKLIDIEYKLFTKIRDFIEENIDRMQKTARIISDIDCLCSLATVALENNYIKPNINAKDEILIEEGRHPVVEKVIPKGEFISNDSLIDTKENQLILITGPNMAGKSTYMRQVALITIMAQIGSFVPAKKANISICDKIFTRIGASDDLAAGKSTFMVEMWEVSNILKNATSKSLVLLDEVGRGTSTYDGLSIAWSVIEYICNNKNLRCKTLFATHYHELTKLEDNIEGVKNYSVSVSELENEIVFLRKIIRGGADQSYGIEVAKLAGLPSPVINRAKEILQHIEGSNEENSLNITPSREYKNKDYIEASKDTLSTKNNLESGIQHDTLSETNTTTIIEDESTKENPSCNKKQINYKKNDEKSIKKEVAMDSFQINFEYIKKDKVIEEIKNIDILNMTPMEGFNKLYDIINKTKDID; translated from the coding sequence ATGGGATTAACTCCAATGATGAAACAATATTTAGAGGTAAAAGAAAGCTGCAAAGATTGTATATTGTTCTTTAGATTAGGAGATTTTTATGAAATGTTTTTTGAGGATGCTAAAGTTGCCTCAAAAGAACTAGAGCTAGTATTAACAGGAAGAGATTGTGGTCTAGAAGAAAGAGCTCCTATGTGTGGTATTCCATATCATGCTGCTAATACATATATAGGTAGATTAGTAAGTGCAGGCTATAAAATAGCTATTTGTGAACAATTGGAGGATCCTTCCGCCTCTAAAGGTATAGTAAAAAGAGGAATTATAAAAATAATTACGCCAGGAACCTATACAGATTCTTCATTTTTAGAAGAGAATAAAAACAATTATATAATGAGCTTTTATTTAGATGATAATATTTGTTCTATGAGCTTTGCGGATATATCCACAGGTGAATTTAACTCAACTCATAGCAATTTTAAAGAAGCTGTAGTATTTGATGAAATATCAAAATTTGCTCCTCGTGAAATAGTTTTAGATGAAAATACAGAGGAAAACTTTATACATACTATAAAAGAAAGATTTCCTAATATCTCTATAAGCAAAATAAAAGAAGAAAATTTTAGTTATAATATGGATAATAATTTAAAAGAGCAATTTAATAATTTTAATGAAAAGGATTATGAAACCATAGTAAAAAAATCCGCTAATGGTCTTCTATATTACATATTTCATACCCAAAAAAATATATTATCTAACATTAATAAAATAGACTATTACAGTATAGTAGACTATTTAACTATAGATGTAAATTCAAGAAGAAATTTGGAGATAACAGAAAATTTAAGAGAAAAAACTAAAAAAGGATCTCTTTTATGGGTATTAGATAAAACTAATACAGCTATGGGTGGAAGGCAATTAAGAAGATGGATAGAACAACCACTTATAAATAAAAATCCTATAGAAAATAGATTAAATGCTGTAGAAGAATTATTAAATAATATATCTCTTCAGGAAGATTTAAAAGAAGATTTAAAATCTATATATGATATAGAGAGAATAGTAGGGAAAGTAGCTTCTAAAAGTGTTAATGCAAAGGAACTTATATCTTTAAAATGCTCTATAGGTAAGGTTCCTTATATAAAAGAATACTTAGCAAATTTTAAAAGCGATTTATTTTTAAATATGGAACAAAATATAGATACTTTAGAAGATATTCATGAATTGCTAGACAAAGCTTTATTAGATAGCCCATCTTTATCTGTAAAAGAAGGCAATATAATAAAAGAGGGATTTAATGAAGAAGTGGATTCCCTAAGGGAAGCAAAAAGAAACGGGAAAAAATGGATAGCTTCTTTAGAACAAAAAGAAAAAGAAGAAACAGGTATAAAATCATTAAAGGTTAGTTATAATAAAGTATTTGGTTATTTTATAGAAATTACAAAAGCAAATTTAAATTCAGTGCCAGAGGGAAGATATATAAGAAAACAAACTCTAGCCAATGCTGAAAGATATATTACTCCTGAGCTTAAAGAAATGGAAGAAAAAATATTAGGGGCAGAAGAAAAACTTATAGATATAGAATATAAACTTTTTACTAAAATAAGAGATTTTATAGAAGAAAATATAGATAGAATGCAAAAAACTGCAAGAATAATATCTGATATAGATTGCTTATGTTCATTAGCTACTGTAGCCTTAGAAAATAATTATATAAAGCCTAACATAAATGCTAAAGATGAAATTCTTATAGAAGAGGGAAGACATCCTGTAGTAGAAAAAGTTATACCTAAAGGTGAATTTATATCTAATGATAGCTTAATAGATACAAAAGAAAACCAACTTATATTAATAACTGGTCCTAATATGGCAGGAAAATCTACTTATATGAGACAGGTAGCCTTAATTACAATTATGGCTCAAATAGGTAGCTTTGTTCCTGCTAAAAAGGCTAATATTTCTATATGTGATAAGATATTTACAAGAATAGGTGCCTCAGATGATTTAGCTGCAGGTAAAAGTACTTTCATGGTAGAGATGTGGGAAGTTTCTAATATACTAAAAAATGCTACCTCAAAAAGTTTGGTGCTTTTAGATGAAGTAGGCAGAGGAACCAGCACCTATGATGGCTTAAGCATAGCCTGGTCTGTTATAGAATATATATGTAATAATAAAAATTTAAGATGCAAAACTTTATTTGCAACTCACTATCATGAACTTACAAAACTTGAAGACAATATTGAGGGTGTTAAAAATTATTCTGTATCCGTATCAGAATTAGAAAATGAAATAGTGTTTTTAAGAAAAATAATAAGAGGGGGAGCAGATCAATCCTACGGTATAGAAGTTGCTAAACTAGCTGGTTTACCTTCTCCTGTGATAAATAGAGCTAAGGAGATATTACAACATATTGAAGGTAGTAATGAAGAAAACTCCCTTAATATTACTCCTTCTAGAGAATATAAAAACAAAGATTATATAGAAGCATCAAAGGATACTTTAAGTACTAAAAATAATCTTGAGAGTGGAATACAACATGATACTTTATCTGAAACTAATACCACTACTATAATAGAGGATGAGAGTACTAAAGAGAATCCTTCTTGTAATAAAAAACAAATAAACTATAAAAAAAATGATGAAAAGTCTATAAAAAAAGAAGTAGCAATGGATTCTTTTCAAATAAATTTTGAATATATAAAAAAAGATAAAGTAATTGAAGAAATTAAAAATATAGATATACTTAATATGACTCCAATGGAAGGTTTTAATAAATTATATGATATAATAAATAAAACAAAAGATATAGATTAA
- the hfq gene encoding RNA chaperone Hfq: MTKVVNNLQDIFLNGARKNRIPVTIYLTNGFQLKGFVKGFDNFTVILDSDGKQMMIYKHAISTINPAKPLLFVQNPNGDDYKDKE, from the coding sequence ATGACTAAAGTTGTTAATAATCTACAAGATATATTTTTAAATGGTGCTAGAAAAAATAGAATTCCTGTTACAATATACTTAACAAATGGATTTCAATTAAAAGGATTTGTTAAAGGCTTTGATAACTTTACAGTAATATTAGATTCAGATGGTAAACAAATGATGATATACAAACATGCTATATCTACAATTAACCCAGCAAAGCCCTTATTATTTGTACAAAATCCTAACGGAGATGATTATAAAGATAAAGAATAG
- the miaA gene encoding tRNA (adenosine(37)-N6)-dimethylallyltransferase MiaA, with protein sequence MIDLLILAGPTAVGKTDISIKLAKKLNGEIISADSMQIYKYMDIGSAKITKEEMKGIPHHLIDVVAPHEEFNVASFKTLAEKCIKDIWSRGKLPIIAGGTGLYINSLIYNYDFTDADRDEDYREYLTRLSEDKGKEYVHSLLKDIDGKSYERLYPNDLKRVVRALEVYKITGKSISEYTKENEKKLYNIPYNINYFVLNMNREVLYERINKRVDIMMDKGLIEEVKKLESMGYTPDMQSMKGIGYKEILFYLKGDIPLDEAIYLIKKGSRNYAKRQLTWFRKDKRSIWIDKDKYRSEEEIVDKIIKMVKYK encoded by the coding sequence ATGATAGACTTATTAATACTTGCAGGTCCTACAGCAGTAGGAAAAACAGATATCTCTATAAAACTTGCAAAAAAACTAAATGGAGAAATAATATCCGCTGACTCCATGCAAATTTATAAATACATGGATATAGGTTCAGCTAAAATAACCAAAGAGGAAATGAAGGGTATACCTCACCATCTTATAGATGTAGTAGCACCTCATGAAGAATTTAATGTAGCCTCCTTTAAAACTTTAGCAGAAAAATGTATAAAAGATATATGGAGCAGGGGGAAACTTCCTATAATAGCAGGAGGCACAGGTTTATATATTAATTCTTTAATCTACAATTATGATTTTACAGATGCAGATAGAGACGAAGATTATAGAGAATATCTTACTAGATTATCAGAAGATAAAGGAAAAGAATATGTTCATAGCTTGCTAAAAGATATAGATGGAAAATCCTATGAAAGATTATATCCTAACGATTTAAAAAGAGTAGTTAGGGCCTTAGAAGTTTACAAAATTACAGGTAAATCTATAAGTGAATATACAAAAGAAAACGAAAAAAAATTGTATAATATACCTTATAACATAAACTACTTTGTTTTAAATATGAATAGAGAAGTACTATATGAAAGAATTAACAAAAGAGTGGATATAATGATGGATAAAGGCTTAATAGAAGAAGTAAAAAAATTAGAATCTATGGGATATACTCCAGATATGCAATCTATGAAAGGTATAGGTTATAAAGAAATTCTATTCTATTTAAAGGGCGATATTCCACTAGATGAAGCTATTTATTTAATAAAAAAAGGAAGCAGAAATTATGCTAAAAGGCAACTAACTTGGTTTAGAAAAGATAAAAGATCTATATGGATAGATAAAGATAAATATAGATCTGAGGAGGAAATAGTGGATAAAATTATAAAAATGGTAAAATATAAATAA
- a CDS encoding aminotransferase class I/II-fold pyridoxal phosphate-dependent enzyme — MLHITKDTLKNIYDINPKALDLYEKAIEDIKDEFQKYDEIREFNQLKVLNALQEERVSESHFTNSTGYGYGDIGRDTLDKVYARIFNTESALVRPHFVNGTHAIGAALFGNLRPGDTMLSVCGKPYDTLHNIIGIEGEENIGSLKDFGVKYKQVNLKEDHSINYGEIEKILKEDTSIKLIHIQRSTGYGWRKALLIPEIEKLISFVKSIKKEVICFVDNCYGEFIDTKEPTDVGADLVAGSLIKNIGGGIAPTGGYIAGKEKYVTQAAYRLTTPGIGGECGSTFGVVRQMYQGLFLAPHISMEAVKGAVFCSRIMELAGFEVLPKYNDDRSDIIQAIKFNDKEKLINFCKGIQQGSPVDSFVSCEPWDMPGYKDQVIMAAGAFIQGSSIELSADAPIRDPFIAYLQGGLTFDHAKIGILISLSKILSM, encoded by the coding sequence ATGCTACATATAACAAAAGATACTCTAAAAAACATATATGACATAAATCCTAAAGCTTTAGATTTATATGAAAAGGCTATAGAAGATATTAAAGATGAGTTCCAAAAATATGATGAAATAAGAGAATTTAATCAACTAAAAGTTTTAAATGCTCTTCAGGAAGAAAGAGTTAGTGAATCTCATTTCACAAATTCTACAGGGTATGGATATGGAGATATAGGAAGAGATACCTTAGATAAAGTTTATGCTAGGATATTTAACACAGAAAGTGCTTTAGTAAGACCACATTTTGTAAATGGTACTCACGCTATTGGAGCTGCTCTATTTGGAAATTTAAGACCAGGGGATACTATGTTATCTGTATGTGGAAAACCCTATGATACATTACATAATATAATAGGCATAGAAGGGGAAGAGAACATAGGTTCTTTAAAAGATTTTGGAGTTAAATATAAACAAGTAAATTTAAAAGAAGACCACTCTATAAACTATGGAGAAATAGAAAAGATATTAAAAGAGGATACTTCAATAAAACTTATACATATTCAACGTTCAACAGGTTATGGATGGAGAAAAGCTCTTCTTATACCTGAAATAGAAAAACTAATTTCCTTTGTAAAATCCATAAAAAAAGAAGTTATATGTTTTGTAGATAACTGTTATGGTGAATTTATAGATACTAAAGAACCAACGGATGTAGGCGCAGATTTAGTAGCAGGGTCCTTAATAAAAAATATAGGTGGAGGAATAGCACCTACTGGTGGATATATAGCTGGTAAAGAAAAGTATGTAACTCAAGCTGCTTATAGACTAACCACTCCTGGCATAGGGGGAGAATGTGGTTCTACCTTTGGAGTAGTTAGACAAATGTACCAAGGGTTATTTTTAGCACCACATATATCTATGGAGGCTGTTAAAGGAGCGGTATTTTGTTCAAGGATAATGGAATTAGCTGGTTTTGAGGTGCTTCCAAAATATAATGATGATAGAAGCGATATAATTCAAGCTATTAAGTTTAATGATAAAGAAAAGCTTATAAATTTTTGCAAGGGAATACAACAAGGTTCTCCTGTAGATTCCTTTGTTTCTTGTGAGCCGTGGGATATGCCAGGCTATAAAGATCAAGTAATTATGGCTGCAGGAGCATTTATTCAAGGGTCTTCCATAGAATTATCTGCAGATGCACCTATAAGAGATCCTTTTATAGCATATCTACAGGGTGGACTTACTTTTGATCATGCTAAAATAGGTATTTTAATTTCTCTATCAAAAATATTAAGCATGTAA
- the miaB gene encoding tRNA (N6-isopentenyl adenosine(37)-C2)-methylthiotransferase MiaB, with the protein MNEEDSEKLSGMLKREGYIRTEEREEADVIIFNTCCVRENAELKVYGNLGILKGLKAKNPNLIIAVTGCMMQQAGMAETIKKKFPFVDIIIGTHNLHNFSNYLNEVKKKHTSILKIQEKEDSIIENMPIDRKNSMKAFVTIMYGCNNFCTYCIVPYVRGRERSRTPENIEDEIKNLVSKGYKEITLLGQNVNSYGKDLEPNVTFAELLKRVNTIEGLERVRFMTSHPKDLTDDVIEAIAKCDKLCEQIHLPVQSGSSDMLKKMNRHYDREKYLDVVSKIKKLIPNVALSTDIIVGFPGETEKDFEETLSLVKTVEYDSAFTFLYSIRKGTPAAKFEDQVPEGVKHKRFNRLVEVVNEISAKKNKAYEGKIEEVLVEGTSKNDENKLMGRTRAGKLVNFIGNKKSIGKLVNVKITKANSFSLTGEEI; encoded by the coding sequence ATGAATGAAGAGGATTCAGAGAAACTTTCAGGCATGTTAAAAAGAGAAGGCTATATAAGAACTGAAGAAAGAGAAGAAGCAGATGTAATTATATTCAACACCTGTTGTGTTAGAGAAAATGCAGAGCTTAAAGTATATGGCAATTTAGGGATACTTAAAGGTTTAAAAGCTAAAAACCCTAATTTAATTATAGCTGTAACTGGTTGCATGATGCAACAGGCAGGTATGGCAGAAACTATTAAAAAGAAATTTCCTTTTGTAGATATTATAATAGGAACGCATAATCTTCATAACTTTTCAAATTATTTAAATGAAGTTAAGAAAAAACATACATCTATATTGAAGATACAAGAAAAAGAAGATAGTATAATAGAAAACATGCCAATAGATAGAAAAAATAGTATGAAGGCTTTTGTTACCATAATGTACGGTTGTAATAATTTCTGTACTTATTGTATAGTTCCTTATGTAAGAGGAAGGGAAAGAAGTAGAACTCCTGAAAACATAGAGGATGAAATAAAGAATTTAGTTTCTAAAGGTTATAAGGAAATAACTTTACTAGGTCAGAATGTAAATTCCTATGGTAAGGATCTAGAACCTAATGTTACTTTTGCAGAACTTTTAAAAAGAGTAAATACTATAGAAGGATTAGAAAGAGTAAGATTTATGACTTCTCATCCAAAGGACTTAACTGATGATGTTATAGAAGCTATTGCTAAATGTGATAAACTATGTGAACAAATACATCTTCCTGTACAATCTGGCTCTAGTGATATGCTGAAAAAAATGAATAGACATTATGATAGAGAAAAATATTTAGATGTGGTATCTAAAATAAAAAAACTTATACCTAATGTAGCTCTTTCTACTGATATAATAGTAGGATTCCCTGGAGAAACTGAAAAAGACTTTGAAGAAACATTAAGCTTAGTAAAGACAGTAGAATATGATTCTGCTTTTACTTTCTTATATTCCATAAGAAAAGGAACTCCAGCTGCTAAATTTGAGGATCAAGTACCTGAAGGTGTTAAACACAAAAGATTTAATAGATTAGTAGAAGTAGTTAATGAAATAAGTGCTAAAAAGAACAAAGCCTATGAAGGAAAAATAGAAGAAGTTTTAGTAGAGGGTACTAGTAAAAATGATGAAAATAAACTAATGGGTAGAACAAGAGCAGGAAAACTTGTTAACTTTATTGGTAATAAAAAATCCATAGGAAAACTTGTTAATGTTAAAATAACAAAAGCAAACTCTTTTTCATTAACAGGAGAAGAAATTTAA
- a CDS encoding helix-turn-helix transcriptional regulator has translation MALKNRLKEIRMTEYMLGQKEFAKMLKIANTTYCQWESGICNPKLELAFTIAKKLNKKTDEIWYLE, from the coding sequence GTGGCACTTAAAAATAGATTAAAGGAAATAAGAATGACTGAGTACATGCTGGGTCAGAAAGAATTTGCAAAAATGCTTAAAATAGCAAATACGACTTATTGCCAGTGGGAAAGTGGAATTTGTAACCCAAAACTAGAATTAGCTTTTACTATAGCTAAAAAATTAAATAAAAAGACAGATGAAATATGGTATTTAGAATAG
- the mutL gene encoding DNA mismatch repair endonuclease MutL, with product MRKINLLDLETTNKIAAGEVIERPFSVVKELVENSIDANAKNITIEIEDGGQKLIKIIDNGEGIYPTDIKNAFLPHATSKINSIEDIYKISTMGFRGEALASISSVSKTKLKSRVASYNFGKEIYIEGGKIEYLKDTGCNVGTTIEVSDLFYNVPARLKFLKSTRSDSTAISDIVNRFILAHPDISFNLINKGKQSIKSYGTGNLKDSVRCVYNKTISENLINFESHKDIISVYGFIGKPEISRKSRTNQSIFVNKRYVKSKFITAAVENAFKSFLTVNSYPFFVIFIDIFPEYIDVNVHPTKSEVKFKDERAMFKAIFDAVHEAIKGELKESFTNFFNKEDINIYDSKKSMGETIKTEKEEVQIPIDLNNNNKIHIFGNNINSSTKTNNIEPTKDENIEGKNIFEINNNSSISKQDEVYYNKKNTEFLNSNNNKEESSSKQDNKNPNTLYLNENDTTSSSINIKENKPTNFYIDMKIIGQFNNTYILIEKDKELYIIDQHAAHEKVLFEKFKSEIEKGYVISQILLSPVVIELSEDEFNIYEENKYIFKNSGFSVEAFGEYTINIKEVPLILGKPNVENLFMDILYNLKNMKSKETSTIKYNAIATLACKSAVKANDNLKDEEIKKLIEDMLILDNPYTCPHGRPTMIKFTLKDLEKKFKRIQ from the coding sequence ATGAGAAAAATAAATTTATTGGATTTAGAAACTACAAATAAAATAGCTGCAGGAGAAGTTATAGAAAGGCCCTTTTCTGTAGTAAAAGAATTAGTAGAAAATAGTATAGACGCCAATGCTAAAAATATAACCATAGAAATAGAAGATGGGGGACAAAAACTTATAAAAATAATAGATAATGGAGAAGGTATTTATCCTACTGATATAAAAAATGCTTTTCTTCCGCATGCTACAAGTAAAATAAATTCCATAGAAGATATATATAAAATAAGTACTATGGGCTTTAGAGGTGAAGCACTAGCTAGTATTTCCTCTGTATCAAAAACTAAACTTAAAAGTAGGGTTGCTTCCTACAATTTTGGTAAAGAAATATATATAGAAGGTGGCAAAATAGAATACTTAAAGGATACAGGTTGCAATGTCGGTACAACTATAGAGGTTTCTGATTTATTTTATAATGTACCAGCAAGACTTAAATTTTTGAAAAGTACAAGAAGCGATAGCACTGCTATATCAGATATAGTAAATAGGTTTATATTAGCTCATCCAGATATATCTTTTAATTTAATAAACAAAGGAAAGCAAAGTATAAAAAGTTACGGTACCGGAAATCTAAAGGATTCCGTACGATGTGTATACAACAAAACAATCAGTGAAAATCTTATAAACTTTGAAAGTCATAAGGATATAATATCTGTATATGGATTTATAGGGAAACCTGAAATAAGCCGTAAAAGTAGAACAAATCAAAGTATATTTGTAAATAAGCGGTATGTTAAAAGTAAATTTATAACTGCTGCGGTAGAAAATGCTTTTAAATCTTTTTTAACAGTAAATAGCTACCCTTTCTTTGTAATATTTATAGATATTTTCCCAGAATATATTGATGTAAATGTACATCCTACTAAATCAGAAGTTAAATTTAAAGATGAGAGGGCTATGTTTAAGGCTATATTTGATGCAGTTCATGAAGCTATAAAAGGAGAATTAAAAGAATCATTTACAAATTTCTTTAATAAAGAAGATATTAATATATATGATTCTAAAAAATCTATGGGTGAAACTATAAAAACAGAAAAAGAAGAAGTACAAATACCAATAGATTTAAATAACAATAATAAAATTCATATTTTTGGTAATAATATAAATAGTTCAACTAAAACTAACAATATAGAACCTACTAAGGATGAAAACATTGAAGGAAAAAATATATTTGAAATTAATAATAATTCTTCTATTTCTAAACAAGATGAAGTATACTATAACAAAAAGAATACTGAATTCTTAAATTCAAATAATAACAAAGAAGAAAGTTCATCAAAGCAAGATAATAAGAATCCAAATACCCTATATCTAAATGAGAATGATACAACGTCCTCATCTATAAATATTAAAGAAAATAAGCCTACTAATTTTTATATAGATATGAAAATAATAGGACAGTTTAATAATACATATATATTAATAGAAAAGGATAAAGAACTTTATATAATAGATCAGCATGCAGCTCATGAAAAGGTGCTATTTGAAAAATTTAAATCCGAAATAGAAAAGGGATATGTAATAAGCCAAATTTTATTATCGCCTGTAGTTATAGAACTATCAGAAGATGAATTTAACATATACGAAGAAAACAAATATATTTTTAAAAACTCAGGTTTTTCAGTGGAAGCTTTTGGAGAATACACTATAAATATAAAAGAAGTGCCTTTAATTTTAGGTAAACCCAATGTAGAAAATCTTTTTATGGATATACTTTATAACTTAAAAAATATGAAATCTAAAGAAACTTCTACAATAAAATACAATGCTATTGCCACACTAGCATGCAAATCCGCAGTTAAAGCAAATGACAACTTAAAAGATGAAGAAATAAAAAAATTAATAGAAGATATGCTTATATTAGATAATCCATACACTTGTCCCCATGGAAGACCTACTATGATTAAATTTACATTAAAAGATTTAGAAAAAAAATTTAAAAGAATACAATAA
- a CDS encoding helix-turn-helix domain-containing protein has protein sequence MFGDRLKELREEKEFTQEELGKFLNVSRQTISGYESGSIEPSIANLVKIADIFNVSLDYLLCRTKERYNLNLENKKNKKLLLDIIKVIEKYK, from the coding sequence TTGTTTGGGGATAGACTTAAAGAATTAAGAGAAGAAAAAGAATTTACACAAGAGGAACTTGGAAAGTTTTTAAATGTTTCTAGGCAAACCATCTCTGGATATGAATCTGGTTCTATAGAACCGAGTATAGCTAATTTAGTTAAAATTGCAGATATATTTAACGTAAGCTTAGATTATTTATTATGTAGAACAAAAGAAAGATATAATTTAAATTTAGAAAATAAAAAGAATAAAAAATTACTGCTAGATATAATAAAGGTAATAGAAAAATATAAGTAA
- a CDS encoding helix-turn-helix domain-containing protein, protein MLKAVREDKGIKQKDLANRLGITQPYLSKLENNSIYKINVNVDLIENLAIELNICPIAVFLYFLNVNIFCPFHLKKTE, encoded by the coding sequence ATGTTAAAGGCTGTTCGCGAGGATAAAGGAATTAAACAAAAAGATTTAGCTAATAGATTAGGTATAACACAACCTTATTTAAGTAAATTGGAAAATAACTCTATATATAAGATTAATGTTAATGTAGATCTTATAGAAAATTTAGCAATAGAACTAAATATTTGTCCAATTGCTGTGTTTTTGTATTTTTTAAATGTTAATATATTCTGTCCTTTTCATTTAAAAAAGACAGAATAA
- a CDS encoding FtsK/SpoIIIE domain-containing protein yields MITEFALAGGLVYGYNYVISSKRKVKKIIKDTLENNNLDYKVINIDNTENGYKIIISLYGVGYEKLENAKDLLESSLGSYVEIQQNENLKTATIYVIEEKLTDSYKYSSVTVKPYELFIGKTYTLKDVILNMRDLPHCLFSGINSSGKTLCMVTALVNLIHFNSSRDIELFLAQVSAKKDLRKFKDIKQCRGYADNLVKAYDMFQYLYHTMEKRISMFNGIKSKYVDDIYEWNKAFPKRKMRVIYLAMDEFTSYMPDALDNKEDTELKTKCLDLLVKLIQQSRCTGIYVLASLQRPDKESLPPRLKAQFNCKVSFKQSNIASSLVVTDSEKAFNLKPKREAIVNADEEYLMKTLYIDNKMIKDILEPHIDMDHKNYYNYKKESLKETNRSIEVEPEKKKSKSRVKICI; encoded by the coding sequence ATGATTACCGAATTTGCATTAGCGGGAGGATTAGTTTATGGATACAATTATGTAATTAGCAGTAAAAGAAAAGTTAAAAAAATTATAAAAGATACATTAGAAAATAATAATTTAGATTACAAGGTTATTAATATAGATAATACAGAAAACGGATATAAAATTATAATTTCTCTTTATGGAGTGGGATATGAAAAATTAGAAAATGCAAAAGATTTATTAGAAAGCAGTTTAGGAAGCTACGTAGAAATACAACAAAACGAAAATCTTAAAACAGCAACTATATATGTTATAGAAGAAAAGCTAACGGATAGTTATAAATATAGTTCTGTTACTGTTAAACCATATGAGCTATTTATAGGGAAAACTTATACTTTAAAAGATGTAATATTAAATATGCGAGATTTACCACACTGCTTATTTAGTGGTATAAACTCGAGTGGTAAAACCTTATGCATGGTAACAGCTTTAGTTAATCTAATACACTTTAATAGCTCTAGGGATATAGAATTATTTTTGGCACAAGTAAGTGCTAAGAAAGACCTAAGAAAATTTAAGGATATAAAACAATGTAGAGGATATGCAGATAACTTAGTTAAAGCATATGATATGTTCCAATATCTTTACCACACTATGGAAAAGCGAATATCTATGTTTAATGGCATTAAGAGTAAATATGTGGACGATATATATGAATGGAATAAAGCGTTTCCTAAAAGAAAGATGCGTGTAATTTATTTGGCCATGGATGAATTTACTTCTTATATGCCAGATGCTTTAGATAATAAAGAAGATACAGAATTAAAAACTAAATGTTTAGATCTGCTTGTTAAACTAATACAACAGAGTAGATGTACTGGAATATATGTATTAGCAAGTTTACAAAGGCCCGATAAGGAAAGTTTACCTCCAAGATTAAAAGCGCAGTTTAATTGTAAAGTTAGCTTTAAACAGTCAAACATAGCAAGCTCACTAGTAGTAACTGATTCCGAAAAAGCATTTAATTTAAAGCCAAAGCGTGAGGCCATAGTAAACGCAGACGAGGAATATCTAATGAAGACTTTATATATTGATAATAAAATGATAAAAGATATTTTAGAACCTCATATAGATATGGACCACAAAAATTATTACAATTATAAAAAAGAATCTTTAAAAGAAACTAACAGATCAATAGAAGTAGAACCTGAAAAGAAGAAGTCTAAAAGCAGGGTGAAAATATGTATCTAA